Sequence from the Microplitis demolitor isolate Queensland-Clemson2020A chromosome 2, iyMicDemo2.1a, whole genome shotgun sequence genome:
ATACAGAGTCACGAAAGAGCTAGAGTTGCTAGAAAAATCGCTATCAgaagtaagaaaattttggtactaattattatatgcgagaaattaatttaataaatattttttaagcccAAAAACAGAAggaatataatgaaaaattgatgtCAGGAGAAATTTCgctcgagaaaaaaaaagaaaatgaaaaaaaaattcacaaagcTGTGGTgactattcaaaaattatggcGAGGCTTTTATGCCCGGAAGCTTTTACGAGAGCGAGCAAATCGGTTGGAAGAATTATTGGGAATGACTTCCAGTTCCAGAGATGACCAAGTTCTGAAAAAGGATGAAGACAATATAAAACGACGGCAAGACTTACGATTGCGGGATCTAGTCGATTTTGAGATGAGGAAAAGTGAACAAAAGTCtcgagtttttgaaaaaaaaagcccTGAGCTTATGGAAGACATCACTGACGAAATTCGTGAATGGTTTCGGCTTTGGTACAATCAAGTAGGCCATTTTGGAATTTTTCCTCCGGCTTCTGATGGAGGATCGGTTTTGATTGCTACCGAGCACGTTCCAAGTCCGCAAGAATTTTTAAGTCCACAGGAAAAAAGTGACAAGATAGAGTCCGGAGATTGGATAATGCCGAGGTCAAAAGTTCTTGATACTTTAGTTGAATTAAATCGACAGTATTCATATGACTGGGAGTTACAAGACGATTTGATGGGTGATATTTATCATGAAGTTCAATTGGAAACCCGTGAAATTGTTGATGATTCAATGAGACTTGAACTGAAGCGTCTTAACAAAGCATTGATCAAAGATCACAAAGACGATAaagtcaaattcaaaatttccaaAGCCAAAGGCAAGCGAAAAAAACAGAAGAAATCAAAGCTGCCGGATGTTAATAAAATCCAAGAAATGTTTGATGAACTggttaaaacaaatataataaaaaagtatgaaaacgTTAGATTAGATGAATGGGTCAGCGACATTTCTTACGGAGAATCGAAGCTAAGAAATAGTCTAGGTAACGTAAAACAAGCGGTTATCGATTACTGCATTCTTCCGTTGCGATCAAAACAAGTCCATAAACTAACGCCTTTAACTAAATCAATTTGCATCGCCGGCTTACCGAGATcaggaaaaaatttactcgCTAATATAATCTGTACTGAAGCCGGCGCTACTTTGATAGACTTAACACCTAGTAATTTAGCCAATTACCGAGAAAAggtgacagaaaaaaaattaataaaaatggtaATAGCTGTGGCGAGATTCTCTCCATCAgctgtaattattttgatcGATGGCGGCGATAAGCCCTGGTGGAAGAAAGTGCCACCGGTTGAAAAAGATACAAAACCTAAAAGACTCGCACGATTGCtacctaaaataataaagtctATAAGCCCCGGGGATCAGGTAActactaataaaatattattattatttagtttattatcattataactTATACTTAGATCGTAATCAGTATTTGCTTAATaaagttgttaaaaatataatagtttataaCATTAATCGCCAGCTGGGAATTCGAGTGTGATTTattgctaaataaataattcaattgaatttatgtaaaaCTTGTTagcatatttattaattatacaatgTCATAATGTAAGCATTAAGCGCGCATTTAATCGTATGATCGTGGGCACacgagtttttaaataatttgcttttttttctttgatttatataaatatatatatgtttatttattattatatcttcttttattcatt
This genomic interval carries:
- the LOC103578624 gene encoding dynein regulatory complex protein 11-like, which translates into the protein MSDKFYDDLWLEAKKEISKLVAQDIAAQENELTEEAALKKLMPIYLKYRKVTKILLLCYEQTIQSQKREIIEKFVGCSIGRMLEYKKEIVKLNCSEYECPDDLLIKSKWTPNDIEISSPSMSANNQLWQHQKRIEYEIDEQVFKKAVLMIQSHERARVARKIAIRTQKQKEYNEKLMSGEISLEKKKENEKKIHKAVVTIQKLWRGFYARKLLRERANRLEELLGMTSSSRDDQVLKKDEDNIKRRQDLRLRDLVDFEMRKSEQKSRVFEKKSPELMEDITDEIREWFRLWYNQVGHFGIFPPASDGGSVLIATEHVPSPQEFLSPQEKSDKIESGDWIMPRSKVLDTLVELNRQYSYDWELQDDLMGDIYHEVQLETREIVDDSMRLELKRLNKALIKDHKDDKVKFKISKAKGKRKKQKKSKLPDVNKIQEMFDELVKTNIIKKYENVRLDEWVSDISYGESKLRNSLGNVKQAVIDYCILPLRSKQVHKLTPLTKSICIAGLPRSGKNLLANIICTEAGATLIDLTPSNLANYREKVTEKKLIKMVIAVARFSPSAVIILIDGGDKPWWKKVPPVEKDTKPKRLARLLPKIIKSISPGDQILVLGIAHEPWKSKKPFYKFYKKFIIIPPTDYNSLFMFYQKIISKYHGLDKNLDISSLARVTVGYPLGAVKEVLENILNIKRRLNLKSRPLKCEEILSELINHDPTQVVKQFKKFENDRAILVIKTFNSATRFNP